In one Streptomyces sp. T12 genomic region, the following are encoded:
- a CDS encoding DedA family protein produces the protein MTVLAAAATVAPTESTQQAIGYPSLFLLVLIGALVPIVPTGALVSSAAVVAFHQTAPFSLALVFVTASTAAFLGDATLYWLGRRGMRSKNGSRWLEAIRSRAPEERLTQAQEKLAEHGVAVLVLSRLVPAGRLPVMLACLLAKWPMRRFARGNFPACLAWAVTYQLIGILGGALFDEPWEGVVAAIALTVLISTVPSVWRRVRRGTKAA, from the coding sequence GTGACGGTGCTGGCGGCCGCCGCGACGGTGGCGCCGACCGAGTCGACGCAGCAGGCGATCGGCTATCCATCACTGTTCCTGCTGGTGCTGATCGGGGCGCTGGTGCCGATCGTGCCGACGGGGGCGCTGGTGAGTTCGGCGGCGGTGGTGGCGTTCCACCAGACGGCGCCGTTCTCGCTGGCGCTGGTGTTCGTGACGGCGTCGACGGCCGCGTTCCTGGGCGATGCGACGCTGTACTGGCTGGGGCGGCGCGGCATGCGCTCCAAGAACGGCTCGCGCTGGCTGGAGGCGATCCGCTCGCGCGCGCCGGAGGAGCGGCTCACGCAGGCCCAGGAGAAGCTCGCCGAGCACGGGGTGGCCGTGCTGGTGCTGTCCCGGCTGGTGCCTGCGGGGCGGCTGCCGGTGATGCTGGCCTGTCTGCTGGCGAAGTGGCCGATGCGACGGTTTGCCCGCGGCAACTTTCCGGCGTGCCTCGCGTGGGCGGTGACGTATCAGCTGATCGGGATCCTTGGGGGGGCGCTGTTCGACGAGCCGTGGGAGGGCGTGGTGGCGGCGATCGCGCTGACCGTGCTGATCAGCACGGTGCCGAGTGTGTGGCGGAGGGTCCGGAGGGGGACCAAGGCCGCCTAG
- a CDS encoding RNA polymerase sigma factor SigF, protein MPTSVSAKHHPHDDAPDTAEDFRTLVALPEGQQRDTLRDKIVEAWLPMADRLAGRFRSRGESFDDLRQVAALGLVKAVDRYDPERGNAFESYAVPTITGEIKRHFRDHMWTLHVPRRVQDLRNRVRFAVQDLQTVSGRRPTVGEIAQHADMTEADVRVGLEALESFTALSLDAELPGSEDGYSLSDALGSADPALDTVVDREAVKPRLAALPERERAILYMRFFKDMTQSRIAEHLGISQMHVSRLISRCCSRVREQVLSDVV, encoded by the coding sequence ATGCCCACTTCAGTGAGCGCGAAGCACCACCCGCACGACGACGCCCCCGACACCGCGGAGGACTTCCGCACACTCGTCGCGCTGCCCGAGGGCCAGCAGCGCGACACCCTCCGCGACAAGATCGTCGAGGCCTGGCTGCCCATGGCCGACCGGCTCGCCGGGCGGTTCCGCAGCCGCGGCGAGAGCTTCGACGACCTGCGGCAGGTCGCCGCCCTCGGGCTGGTCAAGGCCGTCGACCGGTACGACCCCGAGCGCGGCAACGCCTTCGAGAGCTACGCCGTGCCGACCATCACCGGCGAGATCAAGCGGCACTTCCGCGACCACATGTGGACGCTGCATGTGCCGCGCCGGGTGCAGGACCTGCGTAACCGTGTGAGGTTCGCCGTTCAGGATCTGCAGACCGTCTCGGGCCGCAGGCCCACGGTCGGCGAGATCGCCCAGCACGCGGACATGACCGAGGCCGATGTCCGGGTCGGCCTGGAGGCGCTGGAGAGTTTCACCGCGCTGTCCCTGGACGCGGAGTTGCCCGGCAGCGAGGACGGGTACTCGCTGAGCGACGCGCTGGGTTCCGCGGATCCGGCGCTGGACACGGTCGTGGACCGTGAGGCCGTCAAGCCTCGACTGGCGGCGCTGCCGGAGCGTGAGCGGGCCATTTTGTACATGCGGTTCTTCAAGGACATGACCCAGAGCCGGATCGCCGAGCACCTGGGCATCTCGCAGATGCATGTGTCCCGGCTCATCAGCCGGTGCTGCAGCCGGGTGCGGGAACAAGTGCTGAGTGATGTGGTCTGA
- a CDS encoding MFS transporter, with protein MGIRRLRGHPWLSLLAVALGVMLVALDGTIVAIASPAIQKDLAASLSDIQWVTNAYLLALAVSLITVGKLGDRFGHTKIFLIGAVGFVASSAGIGLTDDIKVMIGLRVVQGLFGAMLQPTALGIIRSTFPAEKLNSAIGIWGAVVAASTAAGPIVGGLLVEHVNWESCFYINVPVGIVAVVMGLLFLKDTERDQNSKSFDVPGIVLLSGTLFLLVWALIKAPDYGWGDTRTLGFLGATLVVGLLFVLRERRTKEPLLPLRLFRSLPLSAGVVLMLMLSFCLFGAMFYMTFYLQNVHGMSAVDAAVRMLPLTGLMVVGAPLAGALINRFGPRPPMVAGMLLTAGALFGLAGLNTGSGANDTLVWFGMLGLGLAPIMVGATEVIVGNAEVELAGVAGGLQSTAMQVGGTLGTAVLGAVMTAKLNDVFAERWSAAHLPPLSGEQLAQAKEAVSVGVAPVAPKTPAPVAEVITNITHSAFMDGMHLAFVVAGVVALVGAAIGLLTKQGRKVEGAAVHI; from the coding sequence CTGGGCATCCGCCGACTGCGTGGCCATCCGTGGCTGTCGTTGCTGGCCGTCGCGCTCGGCGTGATGCTCGTCGCGCTGGACGGGACGATCGTCGCCATCGCCAGCCCGGCCATCCAGAAGGACCTGGCCGCGTCACTGTCCGACATCCAGTGGGTGACCAACGCCTACCTGCTGGCCCTCGCGGTCAGCCTGATCACCGTCGGCAAGCTCGGCGACCGCTTCGGGCACACGAAGATCTTCCTGATAGGTGCGGTCGGCTTCGTCGCCTCCTCCGCCGGCATCGGCCTGACCGACGACATCAAGGTCATGATCGGCCTGCGCGTGGTGCAGGGCTTGTTCGGCGCGATGCTCCAGCCGACCGCGCTCGGCATCATCCGCTCCACGTTCCCGGCCGAGAAGCTGAACTCCGCGATCGGCATCTGGGGCGCGGTGGTCGCCGCGTCCACCGCGGCCGGCCCGATCGTCGGCGGTCTGCTGGTCGAGCACGTGAACTGGGAGTCCTGCTTCTACATCAACGTGCCCGTCGGCATCGTCGCCGTCGTCATGGGTCTGCTGTTCCTGAAGGACACCGAGCGCGACCAGAACTCCAAGTCCTTCGACGTCCCCGGGATCGTGCTGCTGTCCGGCACCCTGTTCCTGCTGGTGTGGGCCCTGATCAAGGCCCCCGACTACGGCTGGGGCGACACCAGGACCCTTGGCTTCCTCGGCGCCACCCTGGTCGTGGGCCTGCTGTTCGTGCTGCGTGAGCGCCGCACGAAGGAGCCGCTTCTGCCGCTGCGACTGTTCCGCTCCCTGCCCCTGTCGGCGGGCGTTGTACTGATGCTGATGCTGTCGTTCTGTCTGTTCGGGGCCATGTTCTACATGACCTTCTACCTGCAGAACGTGCACGGCATGAGCGCCGTCGACGCCGCCGTGCGGATGCTTCCCCTCACGGGCCTGATGGTTGTCGGCGCACCGCTGGCCGGCGCGCTCATCAATCGGTTCGGTCCGCGGCCGCCGATGGTCGCCGGCATGCTCCTGACGGCCGGAGCCCTGTTCGGTCTCGCCGGCCTCAACACCGGTTCGGGCGCCAACGACACCCTGGTGTGGTTCGGCATGCTGGGCCTCGGCCTGGCCCCGATCATGGTCGGCGCCACCGAGGTCATCGTCGGCAACGCCGAGGTCGAGCTGGCCGGTGTGGCCGGCGGTCTGCAGTCCACCGCCATGCAGGTCGGCGGTACCCTCGGCACCGCGGTCCTGGGCGCGGTGATGACGGCCAAGCTCAACGACGTCTTCGCCGAACGCTGGTCGGCCGCCCACCTGCCGCCCCTCAGCGGCGAGCAGCTCGCCCAGGCCAAGGAGGCGGTCTCCGTCGGCGTCGCCCCGGTCGCCCCCAAGACCCCGGCGCCCGTCGCCGAGGTCATCACGAACATCACGCACAGCGCCTTCATGGACGGCATGCATCTCGCGTTCGTCGTCGCCGGCGTCGTCGCCCTCGTGGGCGCCGCGATCGGCCTGCTGACCAAGCAGGGCCGCAAGGTCGAAGGCGCCGCCGTGCACATCTGA
- a CDS encoding aminotransferase class I/II-fold pyridoxal phosphate-dependent enzyme: MRRTDPEDHGPVRFGPPLPDDGLPVLPELAAVLAAAAGRAESEPVGGGAPLLEAACGYWDRRGLPTEPDRAVAAPGAPALLLALTAALGGDVLVPRPCAAWWAPYARLLGRPVFHVGTPAECGGVPDPYALLETVRRVRAEGGDPRLLVLSVADDPTATVAPPEVLHETLEAATDEGLHIVSDETWRDTVHAPHDTVLLSPAEMLPDQVTVVTDLSGAHLPPGWPAAVARFPAGEVGDSLHARVLDVLTALGARVAGPVALAAGYALAEPEPVTARVTAAVRLHARVAGAMHAAAVGAGALARPPQAGRHLYLDLGPLRDGLSAHDVGDAHDLEDFLAGRLGMPAPGGHRFGDDLGALRVRLSTGPLLAGSEAERAECITSPSPLELPHVQRALIHVKSVFDDLRDDAQRWEPPR, translated from the coding sequence ATGCGCCGGACGGACCCCGAAGACCACGGCCCCGTCCGTTTCGGGCCGCCGCTCCCGGACGACGGGCTGCCCGTGCTGCCCGAACTGGCCGCCGTGCTCGCCGCGGCCGCGGGGCGGGCCGAGAGCGAACCGGTCGGCGGCGGCGCCCCGCTCCTGGAGGCCGCGTGCGGTTACTGGGACCGGCGTGGCCTGCCGACCGAGCCCGACCGGGCGGTGGCCGCTCCCGGGGCGCCCGCGCTGCTGCTCGCGCTGACCGCCGCGCTCGGCGGCGACGTCCTGGTGCCGCGGCCCTGCGCCGCCTGGTGGGCGCCGTACGCACGCCTGTTGGGCAGACCCGTCTTCCACGTGGGGACACCGGCCGAGTGCGGTGGTGTCCCGGATCCGTACGCCCTTCTGGAGACCGTCCGCCGGGTCCGTGCGGAGGGCGGTGACCCGCGGCTGCTCGTACTGTCCGTCGCCGACGACCCCACCGCCACCGTGGCCCCGCCCGAAGTGCTGCACGAGACCCTGGAGGCCGCCACCGACGAGGGGCTGCACATCGTCAGCGACGAGACCTGGCGCGACACCGTGCACGCCCCGCACGACACCGTGCTGCTCAGCCCCGCGGAGATGCTGCCCGACCAGGTCACCGTCGTCACCGACCTGTCGGGCGCCCACCTCCCGCCGGGCTGGCCGGCCGCGGTCGCCCGGTTCCCCGCGGGCGAGGTCGGCGACAGCCTCCACGCGCGCGTGCTCGACGTGCTCACCGCGCTGGGCGCCCGCGTCGCCGGCCCGGTCGCCCTCGCGGCCGGGTACGCGCTGGCCGAGCCCGAGCCGGTCACCGCGCGGGTCACCGCCGCCGTACGCCTGCACGCGCGCGTGGCCGGCGCCATGCACGCGGCCGCCGTAGGGGCCGGTGCCCTCGCGCGGCCCCCGCAGGCCGGGCGGCACCTGTACCTCGACCTCGGCCCGTTGCGCGACGGGCTGTCCGCGCACGACGTGGGGGACGCGCACGACCTGGAGGACTTCCTCGCCGGCCGGCTCGGCATGCCCGCGCCGGGCGGGCACCGCTTCGGCGACGACCTCGGCGCGCTGCGCGTACGGCTGTCCACCGGACCGCTGCTGGCCGGCAGCGAGGCGGAACGCGCGGAATGCATCACCTCACCCTCGCCGTTGGAACTGCCGCATGTGCAACGCGCGTTGATCCACGTGAAGTCGGTCTTCGACGATCTCCGCGACGACGCTCAGCGATGGGAGCCTCCTCGATGA
- a CDS encoding PAS domain-containing protein: MAQTDEFGEELADFVRRVAELKAARSLSGGDLPTVLDAAIFELDHVADQLWPRYERLSSGYTGSSGGLPRTASADRQEHHLLRAVFQRFPLPVALVDREAVVRRLNFAATSFTGVRAGYATGRPLTGFLAHADRAAFRSQAAAVARGEGDRSLTVRLLQRPSTPVHATLTAVRPSGEPHTTVLVVLQPGEPTPAATPTAQVPDLAETTRHVALTDLQDEMTATLLTAPRGDRDAVVRRAAQVLHGRFADWVIVDTGAARMSRTAVLAPSEKEAAALAEQDPATCPLATETTRTGSPSLQIRPEDPDAFGRDGEGAPVLVQANVTSLLCVPLVADRAVQGVLTLFRCGARLAFSMAEAKAMDTMSRHITLAATAAP, encoded by the coding sequence ATGGCGCAGACGGACGAATTCGGTGAAGAGCTCGCGGATTTCGTGCGCCGCGTCGCGGAACTGAAGGCGGCGCGGTCCCTCTCGGGCGGGGACCTGCCGACGGTCCTGGACGCGGCCATCTTCGAACTCGACCATGTCGCCGACCAGTTGTGGCCCCGGTACGAGCGGCTGTCCTCGGGCTACACGGGCTCCTCGGGCGGACTGCCCCGTACGGCGTCCGCCGACCGGCAGGAGCACCATCTGCTGCGGGCGGTGTTCCAGCGGTTTCCGCTGCCGGTGGCCCTCGTGGACCGGGAGGCGGTGGTGCGCAGGCTGAACTTCGCGGCGACATCCTTCACCGGCGTCCGGGCGGGCTATGCGACGGGACGTCCCCTGACCGGATTCCTCGCCCATGCCGACCGGGCGGCATTCCGTTCCCAGGCCGCGGCGGTGGCCCGCGGCGAGGGCGACCGCAGCCTCACCGTGCGCCTCCTGCAGCGCCCGTCCACACCGGTCCACGCGACCCTGACCGCCGTACGCCCGAGCGGGGAGCCGCACACCACCGTGCTGGTGGTGCTGCAGCCCGGCGAGCCGACCCCGGCCGCCACGCCGACGGCCCAGGTCCCCGACCTCGCCGAGACGACCCGGCACGTGGCCCTGACGGACCTCCAGGACGAGATGACCGCCACCCTCCTCACGGCACCGCGGGGCGACCGGGATGCGGTGGTCCGGCGGGCGGCCCAGGTCCTGCACGGCCGCTTCGCCGACTGGGTGATCGTCGACACGGGCGCCGCGCGGATGTCCCGTACGGCAGTGCTCGCCCCCTCGGAGAAGGAGGCGGCCGCGCTCGCGGAACAGGACCCGGCCACCTGCCCGCTGGCCACAGAGACGACACGCACCGGGTCCCCGTCCCTCCAGATACGCCCCGAGGACCCGGACGCCTTCGGCAGGGACGGGGAAGGCGCCCCCGTCCTGGTACAGGCGAACGTCACGTCACTGCTGTGCGTGCCTCTCGTGGCCGACAGGGCCGTACAGGGCGTCCTCACGCTGTTCAGATGTGGAGCCCGCCTGGCGTTCTCGATGGCGGAGGCCAAGGCGATGGACACCATGTCCCGCCACATAACGCTGGCAGCGACTGCAGCGCCCTGA
- a CDS encoding MBL fold metallo-hydrolase: MTQQSESAMSTTPRTTPRNTGAPVAPSPFAPTFRPLAAPRPLGERRVWPRTFHDRLTAPLPGIKTLARFAREGAVRPGREGLADIPRLPFAPAPLPRVDARTVAVSWAGHASWVVRIGGLTVLTDPVWSRRILGTPTRITPVGIAWSALPRVDAVVISHNHYDHLDAPTLRRLPRDTPVFVPAGLAGWFHRRRFTQVTELDWWEAAELSGVRFDFVPAHHWSKRTLTDTCRSLWGGWVLTASDGQRVYFAGDTGYGHWFGRIGERYPDIDVALLPIGAYDPRWWLSDVHCDPEEAVRAAQDLGARRMAPMHWATFVLSAEPVLEPLTRVRAAWEKAGLDREDLWDLPVGASRVLE, encoded by the coding sequence ATGACGCAGCAGTCCGAGTCAGCCATGTCGACCACGCCGCGTACGACGCCCCGGAACACCGGCGCTCCGGTGGCCCCGTCCCCCTTCGCGCCCACGTTCCGGCCGCTCGCCGCACCCCGCCCGCTGGGTGAACGCCGGGTGTGGCCGCGGACCTTCCACGACCGTCTCACCGCCCCGCTGCCCGGCATCAAGACCCTCGCCCGCTTCGCCCGCGAGGGCGCCGTACGCCCCGGCCGCGAGGGCCTCGCCGACATCCCGCGGCTGCCCTTCGCACCGGCCCCGCTGCCCCGCGTGGACGCGCGCACGGTCGCCGTCTCCTGGGCGGGGCACGCCAGTTGGGTCGTGCGGATCGGCGGACTGACCGTCCTCACCGACCCTGTCTGGTCGCGCCGCATCCTCGGCACCCCGACCCGCATCACGCCCGTCGGCATCGCCTGGAGCGCCCTGCCGCGCGTCGACGCGGTCGTCATCAGCCACAACCACTACGACCACCTGGACGCCCCCACGCTGCGCCGACTCCCGCGCGACACCCCCGTGTTCGTGCCGGCCGGCCTCGCGGGCTGGTTCCATCGCCGCCGGTTCACCCAGGTCACCGAGCTGGACTGGTGGGAGGCGGCCGAACTGTCCGGCGTCCGCTTCGACTTCGTGCCTGCCCACCACTGGTCCAAGCGCACCCTGACCGACACCTGCCGCAGCCTGTGGGGCGGTTGGGTGCTCACTGCCTCCGACGGACAGCGCGTGTACTTCGCGGGCGACACAGGGTACGGCCACTGGTTCGGCCGCATCGGCGAGCGCTACCCCGACATCGACGTCGCCCTGCTCCCCATCGGCGCCTACGACCCCCGCTGGTGGCTCAGCGACGTCCACTGCGACCCGGAGGAGGCGGTCCGCGCCGCCCAGGACCTCGGCGCGCGACGGATGGCGCCGATGCACTGGGCCACGTTCGTGCTGTCGGCGGAGCCGGTCCTGGAACCGCTCACGCGCGTGCGTGCGGCGTGGGAGAAGGCGGGGCTGGACCGGGAGGACCTGTGGGACCTGCCGGTGGGAGCCTCGCGCGTACTGGAGTAG
- a CDS encoding MBL fold metallo-hydrolase codes for MPVEITWWGHATCTVDDSNVRVLTDPLFARRLAHLRRRRGALPPPGAWRADIAVVSHLHADHLHVPSLARLAQGTRLLVPRGAFRAVPALRRLAHLRVTEMAPGDVTAVGELAVRAVSARHDGRRLPVGPHRCPALGYVIEGEGRTYFAGDTGLFESMAKEVGPVDVALLPVGGWGPYLGEGHLDAGRAAEALSRLAPRSAVPVHYGTYWPIGMDAVRPHEFHAPGDEFARLAAERAPGVSVHRLAHGESVRLEVAR; via the coding sequence GTGCCGGTGGAGATCACCTGGTGGGGTCACGCCACTTGCACGGTCGACGATTCGAACGTACGCGTCCTCACCGACCCCCTGTTCGCCCGCCGGCTGGCCCATCTGCGCCGCCGCCGGGGCGCACTGCCGCCGCCCGGTGCCTGGCGCGCGGACATCGCCGTGGTCTCCCACCTCCACGCGGACCACCTGCACGTTCCGTCACTGGCGAGGCTGGCGCAGGGGACCCGTCTGCTCGTGCCACGGGGCGCGTTCCGTGCCGTCCCGGCGCTGCGCCGACTCGCGCATCTGCGGGTGACCGAGATGGCGCCCGGGGACGTGACGGCGGTGGGCGAGCTGGCCGTACGGGCCGTCTCCGCTCGGCACGACGGGCGGCGGCTGCCCGTCGGCCCGCACCGCTGCCCCGCCCTCGGATATGTCATCGAGGGCGAGGGGCGCACGTACTTCGCCGGGGACACCGGCCTGTTCGAGTCGATGGCGAAGGAGGTCGGCCCGGTCGACGTGGCGCTGCTGCCGGTGGGCGGCTGGGGACCGTATCTCGGGGAAGGCCATCTGGACGCGGGGCGGGCCGCCGAGGCGCTGTCCCGGCTCGCGCCGCGCAGTGCGGTGCCGGTGCACTACGGCACGTACTGGCCGATCGGCATGGACGCCGTGCGCCCCCATGAATTCCATGCGCCGGGCGACGAGTTCGCGCGGCTCGCCGCGGAGCGCGCGCCCGGCGTGTCGGTGCACCGGCTCGCGCACGGGGAGAGCGTGCGCCTGGAGGTGGCCCGGTGA
- a CDS encoding ANTAR domain-containing response regulator encodes MPAHEQVGHWGDQSAEAALPGRRLSELAEQAVRCTADCCGASSMVAEAGAERPAAVTHPDLAGLVAVQLRSGDGPIPAALERGRPVDSADLLRDERWPEYRAMALDSGVRSSVTLPFRRSGLTVTLSLYSFRPGALEDAPHGAVHALGELAASCLVRDRSYRAALAELDHLGTALRSRPVVDQACGIVMHVLGCDADAAFGVLRRISQGTNRKLSDVAAGVVSRRGRGLERDLAALMN; translated from the coding sequence ATGCCCGCTCACGAACAGGTGGGTCACTGGGGTGACCAGTCCGCCGAAGCCGCCCTGCCGGGGCGCAGGTTGTCCGAGTTGGCCGAACAGGCCGTGCGCTGTACCGCCGACTGCTGCGGAGCGAGCAGCATGGTGGCCGAGGCGGGAGCCGAGCGGCCCGCCGCCGTCACCCATCCCGACCTCGCCGGACTCGTCGCCGTGCAGCTGCGGTCCGGGGACGGCCCCATTCCGGCCGCGCTGGAACGCGGCAGGCCCGTCGACTCGGCCGACCTGCTGCGCGACGAACGCTGGCCGGAGTACCGCGCCATGGCGCTCGACTCGGGCGTGCGCTCCAGCGTCACGCTCCCGTTCCGCCGCTCCGGCCTGACCGTCACGCTCAGCCTGTACAGCTTCCGGCCCGGCGCCCTCGAGGACGCCCCGCACGGGGCCGTGCACGCCCTCGGTGAACTCGCCGCGAGCTGCCTGGTCCGCGACCGCTCCTACCGCGCCGCGCTCGCCGAGCTCGACCACCTGGGCACCGCCCTGCGCTCCCGGCCCGTCGTCGACCAGGCGTGCGGCATCGTCATGCACGTCCTCGGCTGCGACGCCGACGCCGCCTTCGGCGTCCTGCGCCGTATCTCGCAGGGCACCAACCGCAAGCTGTCGGACGTCGCGGCCGGCGTCGTCAGCAGGCGGGGGCGCGGGCTGGAGCGGGACCTGGCAGCGCTGATGAACTGA
- a CDS encoding TetR/AcrR family transcriptional regulator produces the protein MTAEAKPGLRERKKMRTRYAIISTAVTLFVERGYDETTVAEIAEAAEVAPRTFFRYFATKDEVALALITEADEAIFPALEARPAEEPPVTAFANAARTVVEQLMEADDGTGELWTRIVWLLENSPPLLAAYFQRLLSIEDRLARKLAEREGVDPDTDLRPFLAVGAVGTALRAAHHRWAALPQGTAEDLARLREQALQILNEPLDRHWREG, from the coding sequence ATGACGGCTGAGGCGAAGCCCGGTCTGCGGGAGCGCAAGAAGATGCGCACCCGGTATGCGATCATCTCGACCGCCGTAACCCTGTTCGTGGAACGCGGTTACGACGAGACCACCGTCGCCGAGATCGCCGAAGCCGCCGAGGTTGCTCCCCGCACCTTCTTCCGCTACTTCGCGACCAAGGACGAGGTCGCCCTGGCCCTGATCACCGAGGCCGACGAGGCCATCTTTCCCGCCCTGGAGGCACGCCCGGCCGAGGAGCCGCCGGTCACCGCGTTCGCCAACGCGGCCCGTACCGTCGTGGAGCAGCTGATGGAGGCCGACGACGGCACCGGCGAACTGTGGACGCGCATCGTGTGGCTGCTGGAGAACTCCCCGCCGCTGCTAGCCGCCTATTTCCAGCGCCTCCTGTCGATCGAGGACCGTCTCGCGCGCAAGCTCGCCGAGCGCGAGGGTGTGGACCCGGACACCGACCTGCGCCCCTTTCTCGCCGTCGGCGCGGTCGGCACGGCCCTGCGCGCCGCCCATCACCGCTGGGCGGCTCTTCCCCAGGGCACGGCGGAGGATCTGGCCCGGCTGCGTGAGCAGGCCCTGCAGATCTTGAACGAGCCCCTCGACCGTCACTGGCGGGAGGGCTGA
- a CDS encoding helicase associated domain-containing protein — MVWLKVPTSRHVSGSAVPGQQRCSAPQIRPAARGAVANGLTPRTSCVSLRCTAPTTVPSGVQQWLLGEVLGIEPLPERPPVPAVSPRRSRAQKWEANLAASRQYRTREGQLNVPRSHIETVDGAELALGVFIANARTRKASLAPERVEELSAVGMRWQRVGERGQLGRGGRRPRTR, encoded by the coding sequence GTGGTGTGGCTGAAGGTCCCAACGTCCCGCCACGTGTCCGGGTCAGCTGTCCCCGGCCAGCAGCGCTGCAGCGCACCCCAGATCCGGCCTGCGGCCCGAGGAGCAGTGGCGAATGGCCTCACACCACGCACATCCTGTGTCTCCCTGCGGTGCACCGCGCCGACCACAGTCCCCAGCGGTGTGCAGCAGTGGCTGCTCGGCGAGGTGCTGGGCATCGAGCCTCTTCCGGAGCGACCGCCCGTCCCCGCGGTCTCTCCGCGGCGCAGCCGGGCGCAGAAATGGGAGGCGAACTTGGCGGCGTCCCGCCAGTACCGCACCCGGGAGGGGCAACTGAACGTACCTCGATCGCACATCGAAACTGTTGACGGGGCGGAGCTGGCCCTCGGTGTGTTCATCGCCAACGCCCGTACTCGCAAAGCGAGTCTTGCTCCCGAACGAGTGGAGGAGCTGTCCGCTGTTGGTATGCGCTGGCAGCGAGTCGGGGAAAGGGGTCAGCTGGGCCGTGGTGGGCGTCGGCCTCGCACACGGTGA